A single window of Solanum dulcamara chromosome 5, daSolDulc1.2, whole genome shotgun sequence DNA harbors:
- the LOC129889897 gene encoding FAM10 family protein At4g22670-like: protein MDPFKLNQLKQFVEQCKSNPSILSDSSLSFFRDYIESLGAKLPPSADDTGDYREKSHVVDESDDEMDDVENDANTKETVEEEEEPEIIESDIELDESDTVEPDNDEPQKMGDPSVEVTEESRDASQESKAQAMEAISEGKLEDAIEHLTNAVLLNPKSAIMYATRASVYIKMKKPNAAIRDATAALEINPDSAKGYKSRGIARAMLGQWEAAAKDLHVASKLDYDEEISAVLKKVEPNAHRIEEHRRKYDRLRKEREDRKIERERQRRKAEAQATYEKAKKQEESSSSRRAGGMPGGFPGGMPGGFPGGMPGGFPGGMPGGFPGGMGGMPGSTPGGMPGGFPGGMPGNMPGAAPGGMPGNMDYSKILNDPELMAAFKDPDVMAALQDVMKNPANLAKHQGNPKIAPIIAKMMGKFAGNK from the exons ATGGACCCGTTTAAGTTGAATCAACTGAAGCAATTCGTCGAACAGTGCAAATCCAATCCTTCTATTCTCTCCGAttcttctctttcctttttccGTGACTACATTGAAAG tCTCGGTGCTAAACTTCCTCCGTCTGCTGACGACACCGGTGATTACAGAGAG AAGTCTCATGTGGTGGATGAGAGTGATGATGAGATGGATGATGTTGAGAATGATGCTAATACAAAAGAGACAGTTGAAGAAGAGGAGGAGCCTGAGATAATTGAATCTGATATTGAGCTTGATGAGAGTGACACCGTGGAACCTGATAATGATGAACCGCAGAAG ATGGGAGACCCTTCTGTGGAGGTGACTGAAGAAAGCCGTGATGCTTCTCAGGAGTCCAAAGCTCAGGCCATGGAAGCAATTTCTGAAG GTAAGCTAGAAGATGCAATTGAGCATCTCACAAACGCAGTTCTCCTCAATCCTAAATCAGCAATTATGTATGCTACTAGAG CTAGTGTTTATATCAAGATGAAGAAGCCAAATGCTGCCATACGAGATGCAACTGCAGCATTGGAG ATAAACCCAGATTCTGCTAAAGGTTACAAATCTCGTGGTATTGCCAGAGCCATGCTGGGACAATGGGAGGCAGCTGCTAAGGATCTTCACGTGGCTTCAAAGCTGGACTATGATGAGGAAATAAGTGCTGTGCTTAAGAAG GTTGAGCCAAATGCACATAGAATTGAAGAGCACCGCAGGAAGTATGATAGGCTGCGGAAAGAACGAGAAGATAGAAAGATTGAGCGTGAGAGGCAACGAAGAAAGGCTGAAGCTCAG GCTACTTATGAAAAGGccaagaagcaagaagaatcCTCATCAAGTAGGAGAGCTGGTGGCATGCCAGGAGGCTTTCCTGGGGGCATGCCAGGAGGCTTTCCTGGGGGCATGCCAGGAGGCTTTCCTGGGGGAATGCCCGGAGGCTTTCCAGGGGGTATGGGAGGTATGCCTGGGTCCACACCTGGAGGAATGCCTGGAGGCTTTCCTGGGGGCATGCCCGGGAACATGCCTGGGGCTGCACCTGGAGGAATGCCCGGTAACATGGACTACAGCAAAATACTGAAT GACCCTGAATTAATGGCAGCATTCAAGGATCCAGATGTCATGGCTGCACTGCAAGATG TGATGAAGAACCCGGCTAATTTGGCCAAGCATCAAGGAAATCCTAAGATTGCTCCTATTATTGCGAAAATGATGGGCAAATTTGCTGGAAATAAGTGA
- the LOC129890776 gene encoding uncharacterized protein LOC129890776, giving the protein MANFHGISPALCMHRTFMEEVHKASAQPQRRLNPVIKEVVKEEIIKWINVGLIYPIFDSFELFNKRLTEAPILIAPYWEQPFELMCYASVTAVGVVVGQRKKKIFHSIYYVNKTLDSAQANYIVTEKKMLELVYAFDKFCSYLVGTKVIVYTDHVAPRYLLDKKDAKPRLIK; this is encoded by the exons ATGGCTAATTTCCATGGAATCAGCCCCGCTTTGTGCATGCATAGGACTTTCATGGAAGAAGTACATAAGGCTAGTGCACAACCACAGCGCCGATTGAACCCTGTCATAAAAGAGGTGGTGAAGGAAGAGATAATTAAGTGGATAAATGTAGGCTTAATATATCCAATCTTTGACA GCTTTGAACTCTTCAATAAGAGGCTAACTGAAGCCCCAATCCTGATAGCTCCTTACTGGGAGCAACCCTTTGAGCTGATGTGCTATGCGAGTGTCACAGCAGTGGGAGTAGTGGTAGgacaaagaaagaagaaaatatttcactCTATCTACTATGTCAACAAGACTCTTGACTCAGCTCAAGCTAATTACATTGTGACAGAGAAGAAGATGCTCGAATTGGTCTATGCGTTTGATAAGTTCTGCTCTTACTTGGTAGGTACAAAAGTGATTGTTTATACTGACCATGTAGCTCCCAGGTACTTGTTGGACAAGAAGGATGCCAAACCCAGATTAATCAAATAG
- the LOC129889900 gene encoding MYB-like transcription factor ODO1: MGRQPCCDKLGVKKGPWTAEEDKKLINFILTNGQCCWRAVPKLAGLRRCGKSCRLRWTNYLRPDLKRGLLSEAEEKLVIDLHARLGNRWSKIAARLPGRTDNEIKNHWNTHIKKKLLKMGIDPVTHEPLNKEENPTDQPIQESDQNKNNGHQQVVVVPESTRVTAAVTSSELDNSSTSSSSASSSENSCNESNLALETFNKNDPLLSCLLEAKDAPPLIDSSWELPVKSFDNINNNNNITSLWDDGSFNWLLDCQDFGIHDFGFDNCFNDVELEVFNTIYDMENKK; this comes from the exons ATGGGAAGACAACCttgttgtgacaaacttggagTGAAAAAAGGTCCATGGACAGCTGAGGAAGACAAGAAACTCATCAATTTCATTCTTACAAATGGCCAATGTTGTTGGCGTGCTGTCCCTAAACTTGCCGGTCTTAGGCGTTGTGGCAAGAGTTGTCGCCTACGATGGACTAATTATCTTCGACCAGACTTGAAAAGAGGACTTCTTAGTGAAGCAGAGGAGAAATTGGTCATTGACCTCCATGCTCGCCTCGGAAATAG GTGGTCTAAAATTGCTGCAAGATTACCAGGAAGAACCGACAATGAGATAAAAAATCATTGGaacacacatattaagaaaaagcTTCTCAAAATGGGGATTGATCCTGTTACACATGAACCactaaacaaagaagaaaatccAACTGATCAACCAATCCAAGAATctgatcaaaataaaaataatggcCATCAGCAGGTAGTGGTTGTACCGGAGAGTACAAGGGTAACTGCAGCAGTCACTTCTTCAGAATTAGATAACTCTTCTACCTCATCTTCTTCTGCTTCTTCGTCTGAAAACTCTTGTAACGAATCCAACCTTGCTCTTGAAACGTTTAACAAAAATGATCCACTTCTGAGCTGCCTACTGGAAGCTAAGGATGCTCCTCCACTTATCGATTCATCCTGGGAACTTCCAGTAAAAAGTTTcgataatatcaacaacaacaacaacataacatCGTTGTGGGACGATGGAAGTTTCAATTGGCTATTGGATTGTCAAGATTTTGGGATCCATGACTTTGGTTTTGATAATTGCTTCAATGATGTTGAATTGGAGGTCTTTAACACTATATATGACATGGAGAACAAGAAGTGA
- the LOC129890775 gene encoding non-specific lipid transfer protein GPI-anchored 7, translating to MVSSKLSWLITVAMTAALLLATTTEAQTTSCASKLVPCAPYLNSTSKPPASCCDPLREAVTKDLQCLCKLYENPTLLPSLGINVTQIIALTKNCNIPGDLTACKAASPSSSSPSEITPPGN from the exons atggtCTCCTCCAAACTCTCCTGGCTGATCACGGTGGCAATGACGGCGGCGCTACTGTTGGCAACCACCACGGAGGCCCAAACGACGTCGTGTGCTTCTAAACTAGTCCCATGTGCACCTTATCTCAACTCAACCAGCAAACCACCGGCTTCATGTTGTGACCCACTTAGAGAAGCTGTGACCAAAGATCTTCAATGTCTCTGCAAACTTTACGAAAATCCCACTTTGTTGCCTTCTCTTGGTATTAATGTTACTCAAATTATTGCACTTACCAAAAACTGTAACATCCCTGGAGATCTTACCGCTTGTAAAG CGGCTTCTCCAAGTTCAAGTTCTCCTTCTGAGATAACGCCACCAGGTAACTGA
- the LOC129889899 gene encoding non-specific lipid transfer protein GPI-anchored 7-like, with protein MLSSKLYWLTTVAFTAVLLSATTTEAQTQDCASKLVPCASYLNSTKPPASCCDPLREAVTKDLPCLCKLYENPTVLPSLGINVTQAIGLPKYCNIPGDVTACKAAAPSSSSPSEKAPPAAKDKNGVSRVAWTGMSSLLVLFASFILA; from the exons ATGCTCTCCTCCAAACTCTACTGGTTGACCACGGTGGCATTCACGGCGGTGTTACTGTCGGCAACCACCACGGAGGCACAAACGCAGGACTGTGCTTCTAAACTAGTCCCATGTGCATCTTACCTCAACTCAACCAAACCACCGGCTTCTTGCTGTGACCCACTTAGAGAAGCCGTGACCAAAGATCTTCCATGTCTCTGCAAACTTTACGAAAATCCCACTGTGTTACCTTCTCTCGGTATTAACGTTACTCAAGCTATTGGACTTCCTAAGTACTGTAATATCCCTGGCGATGTTACTGCTTGTAAAG CTGCTGCTCCAAGTTCAAGTTCTCCTTCTGAGAAAGCTCCACCAG CTGCAAAAGATAAAAACGGAGTGAGCAGGGTTGCATGGACTGGAATGTCAAGCTTACTCGTGCTTTTTGCTTCTTTCATACTTGCTTAG